TATCGCCCCTGCAGGCGGGCCGATGAAGACAATCTTCGCCTCCTCGCACCTCTTTGCGAAGTCGGCGTTCTCGGCCAGGAAGCCGTAACCGGGGTGGATCGCCTCGGCGCCGGTCGCCTTTGCCGCGTCTATGATCTTATCGATATTGAGATAACTCGCGGACGGCGCCGACTCCCCCAGATGGACCGCCTCGTCCGCCGTAAGCCTGTTAAGCGACAGCTCGTCCGCGTCGGAGTAGACGGCGACCGTCCCGATCCCCATCTCGCTCAACGTCCTCATGATCCTGACGGCGATCTCGCCCCTATTGGCTATCAGCACTTTTTTGAATAAGGTTTCCACGTTATATCTCCGCTTCTCTCAATAGTTCTGTGCAAGTCTGTCTAATTCAATATTTTAATTATACTGTCATTCCCAACTTGATTGGGAATCCAGTTAAATATCGGTGCCACCCACCCGCCCAACACACAAACACCCACGCTCTGGATTCCCGCTTTCGCGGGAATGACATATTTGATTATTCCCGGCTCGACGGGGTACTTATGCTGTCATTCCCAGCTTGATTGGGAATCCAAAAAAATGTCAGCGCCACCCAACACACAAGCGCCCATCCCTCTGGATTCCCGTTTTCGCGGGAATGACAAGCGCTGCCAGATGACCCACCCTCCGGATTCCCGCTTCCCAAGAAAATGACAAATCGGCACCAAAACACCATTACAACCGATCTCTAACAAACACGCCGCCCACCCATCAATCGAGAAGAAGAAACGGCATCACATCCTGAACGTCCCGTAGCCGTAGACGTCGTCCCATAAGGGTCCGTTCATCGACGCCGAAATCGCCAGGCCCAAGACGTCCCTCGTCTCCGCCGGGTCGAGGATGCCGTCGTCCCAGAGGTTTGACGTGCTGTAGTAGGCGTTACCCTCCCTCTTGGCGGCGGATACGACCGGATCCCTCAGCTGCCCTATCTCCTCTTCCGTCATGGGGATTTCGCCCGCCTTCTCCCTCTTGTCCTGCTGGAGCCGAACGAGAACTTCCGCCGCCTGCTCCCCACCCATGACCCCTATTTCCGCCTGGGGCCACATCCAGAGAAAGCGTGGAGAGTAGGCCCTGCCGCACATGGCGTAGTTCCCTGCCCCGAAAGAGGCCCCGACGATCACCGTGAACTTGGGCACCGTGGCGCAGGAGACCGCCGTGACCATCTTGTGGCCGTTTTTGGTGATCCCTCCCCGCTCGTACTCCCTCCCGATGATGAACCCGCTTATATTCTGTAAAAACAGCAGGGGGATTCCCCTCTTGTCGCAGAGCTGGATGAACTGGGTAGCCTTGAGCGAGCTGTCGGAGAAGAGCACGCCGTTGTTGGCGATGATCCCCACCGGGTAGCCGTGGATGTAGGCCCATCCGCAGACCACCGTCGGCCCGTAAAGCTCCTTGAACTCGAGAAACTCGCTCCCGTCGACCATCCGGGCGATAAGCTCCCTTATTTCGTAGGGTATTCTCAGGTTGGTGCTGACGATGCCGTACATTTCCTTCGGATCGTATATCGGCGGCTTCGGCTCCTTTGCCGGGAGCATCGCCTTCTCGTTCTTCGGGAGGTTTCTCACGATGTCTCGTAATATTAATATTGCGTGGGCGTCGTCCTCGGCGTAATAGTCCGACACACCGGACTCCCTGCAGTGGACGTCGGCGCCGCCCAGCTCATCGGCGGTGACCTCCTCCCCCGTTGCGGCCCTGACGAGCGGCGGCCCCCCGAGGAAGATCGCCCCGGTCCCCTTGACGTGGACGACCTCGTCCGACATCGCCGGTATGTACGCCCCGCCGGCCGTGCAGAGTCCCATCACCGCAACTATCTGGGGGATCCTCATCTTGGACATGATGGCCTGGTTGTAGAAGATCCTCCCGCCGTCGTCTACATCGGGGAAAATCTCCGACTGGAGGGGAAGGTAACCGCCGGCGGAATCGAGCATACAGATGCTGGGGAGGCGGTTTTCCATGACTATCGTCTGGCAGCGGAGGACCTTCTTGTTCGACATAGGGTAGCTGGCGCCGCCCTTTATCATCGCATCGTTTCCGGTTACAAAGACCTCCCTTCCCTCGACAACTCCTATCCCTGAAACGACCCCCGCCCCGTGGATTTTCCCGTCGTACATACCCCTGGCGGCCAGAGGAGCAATCTCGAGAAAGGGGGTGTTCTTGTCCAGAAGGAGATCGAGCTTTTTCCTTATCGGGAGCTTCCCCTGCTGGGCTAGGCGGTCTCTCGACCTGTCGGAACGCTCGTGAGCGGCCTTCTTCAGCTCCTCTTTCAGCTCCGCGACCAGCGTCTCCATTGCATCGTAGTTTTTCCTGAACTCATCTGAAGAAGTATTTATCGAGGTTTCAATGACATTCATAATATCCCCGCCTTAAAAAGAAGCATAAGTCAAATTCCAAGTAATATCAAACAAAAGCAATTCAGAAGCAACCCTGAAACAGCATCTCAAACAAACGCCCACCCCCCACCCCGAAATTTATAACACAGCAACGATATTAAATGCAAATGAAGAAGTCATTCCACCCGATTTTTTTTGATAACGGCGGTCTTCCAACAACCACTCGCCCGGGTTTTGAGGGGAAATCCTCAAAAAACCTACGCCGCCTTCTTTTTTCCCCCGGCCTTAGGCTTTAAAAGGGCGCAGCCGTAGTCGAGGGCTCCCTCCGGGCAGACGTTGAGGCACCTGGCGCAGCTGAAGCAGTCGGGCACAACCTTCTTTCCGTAGACGCGCGCCTTTGCGGTTCCTGAGGGACACACCGTGATGCACGCCCCGCGCTTGGTGCAGGCCTCCTTATCGATCCTGACCCGGTAGAGGCTCACGTATTCGGCGAACCACGAGATTAACCCGAAGGGGCAGATGATCCGGCAGTAAGGCCTGTACATCACGGCGCCGATAACGAGGGCCGCGACCGTGGTTATCAGTATCGACGGCAGCTCGAAGTCGAAGTTGAAGAGGTTGAAGGGATTCAGTGCGTGATAGAGGACGTAGCCCTTCTTTCCCC
The sequence above is drawn from the Candidatus Zymogenus saltonus genome and encodes:
- a CDS encoding acetyl-CoA carboxylase biotin carboxylase subunit (catalyzes the ATP-dependent carboxylation of a covalently attached biotin and the transfer of the carboxyl group to pyruvate forming oxaloacetate) — its product is METLFKKVLIANRGEIAVRIMRTLSEMGIGTVAVYSDADELSLNRLTADEAVHLGESAPSASYLNIDKIIDAAKATGAEAIHPGYGFLAENADFAKRCEEAKIVFIGPPAGAI
- a CDS encoding methylcrotonoyl-CoA carboxylase; this encodes MNVIETSINTSSDEFRKNYDAMETLVAELKEELKKAAHERSDRSRDRLAQQGKLPIRKKLDLLLDKNTPFLEIAPLAARGMYDGKIHGAGVVSGIGVVEGREVFVTGNDAMIKGGASYPMSNKKVLRCQTIVMENRLPSICMLDSAGGYLPLQSEIFPDVDDGGRIFYNQAIMSKMRIPQIVAVMGLCTAGGAYIPAMSDEVVHVKGTGAIFLGGPPLVRAATGEEVTADELGGADVHCRESGVSDYYAEDDAHAILILRDIVRNLPKNEKAMLPAKEPKPPIYDPKEMYGIVSTNLRIPYEIRELIARMVDGSEFLEFKELYGPTVVCGWAYIHGYPVGIIANNGVLFSDSSLKATQFIQLCDKRGIPLLFLQNISGFIIGREYERGGITKNGHKMVTAVSCATVPKFTVIVGASFGAGNYAMCGRAYSPRFLWMWPQAEIGVMGGEQAAEVLVRLQQDKREKAGEIPMTEEEIGQLRDPVVSAAKREGNAYYSTSNLWDDGILDPAETRDVLGLAISASMNGPLWDDVYGYGTFRM